One window of the Chryseotalea sp. WA131a genome contains the following:
- a CDS encoding 2,3-bisphosphoglycerate-independent phosphoglycerate mutase — translation MNKKVLLMILDGWGIAKNPKVSAIDNAQTPYINSLYKKYPHSKLEASGLAVGLPAGQMGNSEVGHMNIGAGRVVYQDLVRINKAVEEKELDENQTLLNAFAYAKTNNKSVHFIGLVSDGGVHSHLEHLKGLCTIAHNHKLKNVFVHAFMDGRDTDPKGGFNYLTDLQNHLTKTTGKLASVVGRYFAMDRDKRWERVKLAYDLMVHGTGEKSTDLLASIKKSYDAGVTDEFIKPIVSVDANGNPLTTIQEGDVVLCFNFRTDRGREITMALTQQDYPEQGMKKLKLYYVTLTNYDDSFNDVNVIFDKDNLVNTLGEIVSKAGKKQIRIAETEKYPHVTFFFSGGREEAFTGESRIMCPSPKVATYDLQPEMSARDIRDKIIPELEKKEADFICLNFANPDMVGHTGVFEAAVKACETVDQCNEAVTEVARKNGYTIIIIADHGNADIMINEDGTPNTAHTTNLVPCILVNDSKTYSKIGDGKLGDLAPTILTIMGVPIPKEMTGKVLVTN, via the coding sequence ATGAACAAAAAAGTGCTACTGATGATTTTGGATGGGTGGGGCATCGCCAAAAACCCAAAAGTTTCGGCTATCGACAATGCCCAAACACCTTACATCAATTCGTTGTACAAAAAATATCCTCACAGCAAACTTGAGGCTTCTGGTTTGGCCGTGGGGCTGCCGGCCGGGCAGATGGGCAACTCCGAAGTGGGCCATATGAATATCGGTGCCGGGCGCGTGGTGTACCAAGATTTGGTGCGCATTAACAAAGCAGTGGAAGAAAAAGAACTGGACGAAAATCAAACTTTGCTAAACGCTTTTGCTTACGCAAAAACAAATAATAAATCGGTTCACTTCATCGGGCTGGTAAGCGATGGCGGAGTGCACTCCCACCTCGAGCATTTGAAAGGCCTTTGCACCATCGCGCACAACCATAAATTAAAAAATGTTTTCGTTCATGCCTTTATGGATGGCCGAGATACTGACCCCAAAGGCGGATTTAATTACTTAACGGATTTGCAAAATCATCTTACCAAAACCACGGGCAAGTTGGCTAGCGTTGTGGGCCGCTATTTTGCCATGGATCGTGATAAGCGATGGGAGCGTGTGAAACTCGCCTACGATTTGATGGTGCATGGCACTGGCGAAAAATCAACAGACTTATTGGCTTCCATCAAAAAATCGTACGATGCTGGGGTGACCGATGAGTTTATCAAGCCGATTGTCAGTGTAGATGCAAATGGCAATCCGTTAACCACTATTCAAGAAGGCGATGTGGTGCTATGTTTCAACTTCCGCACCGACCGAGGGCGGGAAATAACGATGGCGTTGACGCAACAAGATTATCCCGAGCAGGGAATGAAAAAATTAAAACTTTATTACGTTACGCTCACGAACTACGATGATTCGTTCAACGATGTAAACGTTATTTTTGATAAAGATAATTTAGTGAACACGCTGGGCGAGATTGTTTCGAAGGCTGGTAAAAAACAAATCCGCATTGCCGAAACAGAAAAATATCCGCATGTAACCTTTTTCTTTTCAGGCGGGCGCGAAGAGGCCTTTACAGGCGAATCGCGCATCATGTGTCCGTCACCCAAAGTGGCTACTTACGATTTGCAACCCGAAATGAGTGCTCGCGACATTCGCGATAAAATCATTCCGGAGCTAGAGAAAAAAGAAGCTGATTTTATTTGTTTGAATTTTGCGAACCCCGACATGGTAGGCCACACGGGTGTATTTGAAGCAGCCGTAAAAGCATGCGAAACCGTTGACCAGTGCAATGAGGCGGTAACGGAAGTGGCGAGAAAGAATGGTTACACCATAATCATTATTGCAGACCATGGCAATGCCGACATTATGATTAATGAAGATGGCACACCCAACACGGCACACACCACCAACTTGGTGCCTTGCATCTTGGTGAATGATTCAAAAACCTATTCAAAAATAGGGGATGGAAAATTGGGCGACTTGGCTCCTACCATTCTTACCATAATGGGAGTGC
- a CDS encoding DUF2214 family protein: MTLKIFLRYLHFISIFAIVGSLVSEHLLLQKEMTRTQLSRLAKIDAVYGIAAITLLVAGLTLWLGEIGKPAYFYSKNWIFHTKISLFVVIGLLSIYPTVFFLKSRKGNPDEKVKIPSAVFKMLRMELLLLLIIPLLAGLMARGVGYFG; the protein is encoded by the coding sequence ATGACCCTCAAAATCTTTCTTCGCTACCTTCACTTCATTAGCATTTTTGCAATTGTTGGTTCGCTTGTGTCGGAACATTTATTGTTACAAAAAGAAATGACGCGCACCCAATTGAGTCGGTTGGCAAAAATTGATGCCGTGTATGGTATTGCCGCCATTACTTTGCTAGTAGCAGGGCTTACGCTTTGGTTAGGCGAGATTGGCAAGCCTGCTTATTTCTACAGCAAGAATTGGATTTTCCATACCAAAATCAGCTTGTTTGTGGTAATCGGTTTGCTTTCCATCTACCCTACTGTTTTCTTTTTGAAAAGCCGAAAAGGAAATCCAGATGAAAAAGTGAAGATTCCATCTGCTGTGTTTAAGATGCTGCGGATGGAATTACTGTTACTGTTAATTATCCCGCTATTGGCGGGATTGATGGCAAGAGGGGTTGGCTATTTTGGGTAA
- a CDS encoding penicillin acylase family protein — translation MGQTKQTIQLAGLRQPVEVIRDENGINHIYAQNEHDLFFAQGYCAAKDRLFQFEMWRRQATGTLAEIVGPRELKRDQGARLFKFRGDLKKELAHYHPRGEQIVTAFTDGINAYISEVNKNPKALPLEFKLLGITPGKWTPEIIVSRHQGLLGNLPDELTYGKAVSLIGEQKLKEIQNFEPGEPNLTIDKAIDATTLFNNVTELYDAFRKPITFMPQDLVSAQNKKVKKVKPAVNGDDYTYRYENDRQIIGSNNWIVSGKLSASGNPLLANDPHRAIAVPSLRYMVHLNAPGWNVVGGGEPTIPGVSIGHNDFGAWGLTVFAIDGEDLYMYELNPTNPLQYKYNGGWETMRVIRDTLRAKGVSPTFVEHKYTRHGPVTFLDEKNHVAFAVRCAWMEVGGAPYMASLRIDQATSLQEFKSAVSYSHIPGENMIWADKKGNIAWQAAGIAPIRKNWSGLVPVPGDGRYEWSGYLPIDSLPHVLNPSKGFWATANENLIPENYQYRDAVGWNWADPFRVQRINEVLSGKTKFSLDDMRKLQVDYVSLPARKLIPLLKPILMTNKSMDEAKQILLKWNFVLEKNSVEATIYTAWERQLIENVSKQMIPAQVKDLIKTIPLSKTILILTDSSKVGVDQRNQLLTVSLEEALAKLTQKLGTDRAKWQYGQTANHHVWIKHPLSNVVDDATRKKFEVGPMPRGGNGSTPGMTTNLDNQLAGATFRMVVDVGDWDGAYFTNSPGQSGEVGNPFYKNLFERWANDIHFPVYFSKPKIEQSASAFTVLKPHK, via the coding sequence ATTGGCCAAACAAAACAAACCATTCAGTTAGCAGGTTTGCGCCAACCCGTGGAGGTAATCCGAGATGAAAATGGGATAAACCATATCTACGCCCAAAATGAGCATGACTTATTTTTTGCCCAAGGCTATTGTGCGGCCAAAGACCGCCTATTCCAGTTCGAAATGTGGCGAAGACAGGCAACCGGGACACTGGCCGAAATAGTGGGGCCTCGTGAGCTAAAGCGAGACCAAGGAGCTAGGCTATTCAAGTTCCGAGGCGATTTGAAAAAAGAGCTGGCACATTACCATCCGCGAGGCGAGCAGATTGTGACTGCCTTTACTGACGGCATTAATGCCTACATCAGTGAGGTAAATAAAAATCCAAAAGCGCTTCCGCTTGAATTTAAATTGCTCGGAATAACACCTGGTAAATGGACGCCTGAAATTATTGTTTCGCGCCACCAAGGGCTGCTGGGCAATTTGCCCGATGAATTGACCTATGGAAAAGCAGTGTCTCTGATTGGCGAACAAAAATTAAAAGAGATACAAAACTTTGAACCGGGTGAACCTAATTTAACAATTGATAAAGCCATTGACGCAACCACACTTTTTAACAACGTAACCGAACTGTACGATGCCTTTCGCAAGCCTATCACTTTTATGCCGCAAGATTTAGTGTCGGCACAAAACAAAAAAGTTAAAAAGGTAAAGCCAGCCGTGAATGGCGATGACTATACCTACCGATATGAAAACGACCGGCAAATTATTGGAAGCAACAACTGGATTGTAAGCGGAAAATTATCTGCTAGCGGAAATCCGCTATTAGCCAATGACCCACACCGCGCCATTGCTGTTCCCTCGCTTCGTTACATGGTTCATTTAAATGCACCGGGCTGGAACGTGGTGGGTGGTGGAGAACCAACCATTCCGGGCGTGTCGATTGGTCACAACGATTTTGGTGCATGGGGGCTTACCGTTTTTGCCATTGATGGTGAAGACTTATACATGTACGAACTCAACCCCACTAATCCACTTCAATACAAATACAATGGAGGATGGGAAACGATGCGTGTGATACGCGACACCCTTCGCGCCAAAGGTGTTTCACCCACATTTGTTGAACATAAATATACACGACATGGCCCCGTCACTTTTTTAGACGAAAAAAATCATGTAGCCTTTGCCGTGCGGTGTGCCTGGATGGAAGTGGGCGGTGCGCCCTATATGGCCAGCTTGCGCATCGACCAAGCTACGTCATTACAAGAATTTAAATCGGCAGTGAGTTATAGCCACATTCCTGGTGAGAACATGATTTGGGCAGATAAAAAAGGAAACATTGCTTGGCAAGCGGCAGGTATTGCACCGATTCGAAAAAATTGGAGTGGGCTTGTGCCAGTGCCGGGCGATGGGCGATATGAATGGAGCGGTTATCTCCCGATTGATTCTCTTCCGCATGTTCTAAATCCTTCCAAGGGATTTTGGGCAACAGCTAACGAAAATTTAATTCCTGAAAATTACCAGTATCGCGATGCCGTGGGTTGGAATTGGGCCGACCCTTTTAGAGTTCAGCGCATCAACGAAGTCTTGAGCGGCAAAACGAAATTTTCCCTTGATGACATGAGGAAACTGCAAGTCGACTATGTCTCACTGCCGGCTAGAAAACTAATTCCGCTACTGAAACCCATTCTGATGACAAATAAAAGTATGGATGAAGCGAAACAAATTTTATTGAAATGGAATTTTGTCCTCGAAAAAAATTCCGTGGAAGCAACCATCTACACAGCTTGGGAAAGGCAATTGATTGAAAATGTATCGAAGCAGATGATACCTGCCCAAGTAAAAGACCTTATCAAAACCATTCCGCTAAGCAAAACCATATTGATATTGACTGATTCATCTAAGGTAGGTGTTGATCAACGAAATCAATTGTTGACTGTTTCGTTAGAAGAAGCATTGGCAAAACTAACCCAAAAGCTAGGAACCGATAGAGCCAAATGGCAATATGGGCAAACCGCGAATCACCATGTGTGGATAAAACATCCGCTTAGCAATGTAGTAGATGATGCCACACGAAAAAAGTTTGAGGTGGGGCCAATGCCTCGAGGTGGAAATGGTTCAACCCCCGGCATGACCACTAATCTCGATAATCAATTGGCAGGCGCTACTTTTAGGATGGTGGTGGATGTGGGCGATTGGGATGGTGCATATTTTACCAACAGTCCGGGCCAAAGTGGCGAAGTGGGAAATCCTTTTTACAAAAATTTATTTGAGCGTTGGGCAAACGACATCCATTTTCCAGTTTACTTTAGCAAACCGAAAATTGAACAATCGGCATCCGCCTTTACCGTTTTAAAACCACACAAATAA
- a CDS encoding T9SS type A sorting domain-containing protein gives MEKLLISFFFFLGLTVSAQNTEFWGMTSSGGVNNRGVIFKTDGQGSNLEVQHNFTVNANHFGSEPGRTHLVQANDGMLYGMTYLGGISNSGVLFQYDPGSSIITKKVDFTGQSNGAYPYGSLLLASDGLLYGMTREGGAKNKGVLFQYNPTTGIFSKKIEFDQETIGSFPLGSLIQGSDGKLYGLTVGGGVNNQGVLFQYDFITNSLSKKIDFKDQVNGAYPQSSLVLANNGKMYGMTPYGGINGSGLIFEYDLNSNTLTKKIDFYQVMTQGNPLGSLTLVPNGDLYGMVQNSGIGNFGVIFKYNPTTNTFTKKLDLTFENGYDPQGSFILANDGHLYATTTQGGVNNLGVLFKYDFTNGVFTKKFDFTEVNGSNPLGTLMQSKDGKIYGLAQSGGSGGAGVLFEYDIVQNLYSKRVNFEGVLNGANPFGSLTQANNGKFYGFTTSGGTKNLGVIFEYDPIASLYSKKVDFTKDNGARPYGSLAKANDGTLYGVTFLGGANNLGVLFKYDPVANSYTKKLDFAGTENGANPEGSLIAASDGNLYGVTTSGGINSAGVLFQYNPTTNQYNKKYDFTTSLGYSARQSLLQTRDGNLFGLTDFGGTNSKGTLFQYDLSANVFSVRFSFDNSTSGYFTSGSLIQGNDDKLYGMMSRGGANQNGVLFQYNPTSNLYVKKIDFSYVDGAYPLGSLMQASDGKLYGMTSEGGSDGLGILFQFDPVTNLYAKKIDFSRSNGAYPRSTLIEISNVNTSIGEGLSTTSELTITPNPVESVFEIIGLQDDVRGYEFFDLTGRVVKGLLEKKADIHIAQVQQFQQGIYLLRIEAGGKVYQIKFLKN, from the coding sequence ATGGAAAAACTACTTATTTCCTTTTTCTTTTTCTTAGGTTTAACTGTGAGCGCTCAGAACACAGAATTTTGGGGCATGACGAGTTCTGGAGGTGTTAACAATAGAGGGGTGATTTTTAAAACTGATGGGCAGGGAAGCAATTTGGAAGTGCAGCATAATTTCACGGTCAATGCCAATCATTTTGGTTCCGAACCTGGGCGAACGCATCTGGTGCAGGCCAACGATGGTATGCTTTACGGAATGACCTATTTGGGTGGCATCAGTAATTCTGGGGTTCTGTTCCAATATGATCCGGGTAGTTCCATCATCACCAAAAAAGTAGATTTTACGGGACAATCCAACGGAGCTTATCCGTATGGTTCTTTATTATTGGCAAGTGATGGATTGCTCTATGGCATGACCCGTGAGGGGGGAGCCAAAAATAAGGGCGTACTTTTCCAATACAATCCAACTACTGGCATTTTCTCTAAAAAAATAGAATTCGATCAGGAAACCATTGGATCCTTCCCACTAGGTTCTTTAATTCAAGGTAGCGATGGTAAGTTGTATGGACTGACCGTTGGAGGCGGGGTCAACAACCAAGGGGTTTTGTTTCAATATGATTTCATTACCAACAGCCTGAGTAAAAAAATAGATTTTAAGGATCAAGTAAATGGGGCTTACCCTCAAAGCTCTTTGGTGCTGGCAAATAATGGCAAGATGTATGGAATGACTCCTTATGGGGGGATTAATGGTTCGGGGTTAATATTTGAATATGACTTAAATTCCAATACTTTAACTAAGAAGATAGATTTTTATCAAGTGATGACTCAAGGTAATCCCTTGGGTTCACTTACTCTTGTGCCCAATGGCGATTTGTATGGAATGGTTCAGAACAGCGGTATAGGGAATTTTGGTGTTATTTTCAAATACAACCCAACCACCAACACATTTACAAAAAAACTAGATTTAACTTTTGAAAATGGATATGATCCCCAAGGTTCATTTATTCTAGCAAATGATGGTCATCTATATGCAACTACTACGCAAGGAGGGGTAAATAATCTTGGCGTTCTATTTAAATATGATTTTACAAATGGAGTATTTACCAAGAAATTTGATTTTACGGAAGTTAACGGAAGCAATCCGTTAGGTACTTTGATGCAATCCAAAGATGGTAAAATTTATGGACTTGCTCAATCTGGTGGAAGTGGGGGTGCTGGGGTACTTTTCGAGTATGACATCGTACAAAATCTTTATTCAAAAAGGGTGAATTTTGAAGGTGTCTTGAATGGGGCCAACCCTTTCGGTTCACTTACTCAAGCTAATAACGGAAAATTTTATGGTTTTACTACCTCTGGAGGTACAAAGAATCTAGGTGTTATCTTTGAGTATGACCCTATTGCAAGTCTTTACTCCAAGAAAGTTGATTTCACTAAAGATAATGGTGCGAGGCCTTACGGTTCATTGGCAAAAGCTAATGACGGTACATTATACGGTGTCACTTTTTTAGGTGGGGCTAACAATTTAGGTGTATTGTTTAAGTACGATCCAGTAGCCAATTCCTACACTAAAAAACTTGATTTTGCTGGCACTGAAAATGGAGCAAATCCCGAGGGTTCTCTGATTGCAGCTTCGGATGGAAATCTCTATGGTGTCACTACTAGTGGTGGAATCAATTCCGCAGGAGTTCTGTTCCAATATAACCCAACTACCAACCAGTACAATAAAAAGTATGATTTTACTACTTCTCTTGGGTATTCTGCTCGGCAATCACTTTTGCAAACTCGTGACGGTAACCTTTTCGGGTTAACCGATTTTGGAGGTACAAATTCTAAGGGCACGTTATTTCAATATGATTTAAGCGCAAATGTGTTTTCAGTAAGATTTAGCTTTGATAATTCAACGAGTGGATATTTCACGAGCGGCTCGTTGATTCAAGGCAATGATGACAAACTATATGGTATGATGTCAAGAGGCGGAGCAAACCAAAATGGAGTCTTGTTTCAGTACAACCCAACATCAAATTTGTATGTAAAAAAAATAGATTTTTCTTATGTTGACGGTGCTTACCCATTGGGGTCACTGATGCAGGCAAGCGATGGAAAACTTTACGGTATGACTAGCGAAGGCGGATCGGATGGACTAGGTATTTTATTTCAATTTGATCCAGTTACGAATTTGTATGCAAAAAAAATCGACTTTTCGCGATCCAATGGAGCTTACCCAAGATCTACTCTCATTGAAATATCAAATGTAAACACATCTATTGGAGAGGGCCTGTCAACTACTTCTGAATTAACAATTACACCTAATCCGGTGGAATCAGTTTTTGAGATAATAGGTCTGCAAGACGATGTTCGAGGATATGAATTTTTTGATTTAACTGGGCGCGTTGTAAAGGGCTTGTTAGAAAAGAAAGCGGATATTCACATAGCACAAGTTCAACAGTTTCAGCAAGGCATATATCTTTTACGGATTGAGGCAGGCGGAAAGGTTTACCAGATTAAATTTTTGAAAAATTAA
- a CDS encoding MarR family transcriptional regulator, whose translation MKKEETVDYHIKTAWHAIARMYNQQALKFEGTMSIGYALLNISSEEGTPAMKIGPMMGLEPRSLTRLLNSMEEKGLIIRQVDKNDKRSVRVLLTKEGKKMKEKSRETVLRFNEAVRDEISNQKLNVFFEVVQDINNVIERSSVYEKQLT comes from the coding sequence ATGAAGAAAGAAGAGACCGTTGACTACCACATCAAAACCGCCTGGCATGCCATCGCGCGCATGTACAATCAGCAGGCGTTGAAGTTTGAGGGAACTATGTCAATTGGTTATGCTTTGTTGAACATCTCTTCCGAGGAAGGTACACCCGCCATGAAAATTGGGCCGATGATGGGATTAGAACCCAGAAGCTTGACCCGCCTGTTAAACTCAATGGAGGAGAAGGGCTTGATAATTCGGCAGGTAGACAAAAATGACAAGCGTTCCGTAAGAGTTTTGCTTACTAAAGAAGGGAAGAAGATGAAAGAGAAATCGCGCGAGACCGTGCTACGCTTTAACGAAGCTGTTCGCGATGAGATTTCAAACCAAAAATTGAATGTGTTTTTTGAAGTGGTGCAAGACATAAACAACGTTATTGAACGCAGTAGTGTTTACGAGAAACAATTAACCTAG
- a CDS encoding 3-hydroxyacyl-CoA dehydrogenase/enoyl-CoA hydratase family protein produces the protein MNRSIKKMAVLGSGVMGSSIACHFANIGCEVMLLDIAPKELTEEEKAKGLALDNKLVKNRIVQSSFDKCIKSSPGPIYSKKFLQRITLGNFEDDLQKIKNVDWIIEVVVENLDIKKKVYEQVEKYRTPGTLITSNTSGIPIHLMAEGRSEDFKKHFAGTHFFNPPRYLKLFEVIPTPHTDPEITKFLLHYGDLYLGKTSVLCKDTPAFIGNRVGVWGLLKVIDSMRKYDLNVDEIDKLTGPVIGRPKSATFRTSDVVGLDTLVKVANNLYAGLPNDEGRDMFKLPEVVTKLEQNKWLGDKTGQGFYKKAKSADGKSEILTLDLKTLEYKPKAKAKFATLETTKTIDNLKDRFKVLLAGKDKAGDFYRDCFYGLFQYASNRIPEISDELYRIDDAVCAGFGWELGPFETWDAVGAEKTVQAMEAAGYKPAAWVYDMIAAGNKTFYKVEGGQRKYYDIPSKSYKVINSKEAFIILENLSDKVVWKNADSKVTDLGDGVINFAWHSKSYTLGSAVVEGLNKAIDLAEKSYRGLVIGHQGADFSLGANLGMVFMYAIEQEYDELDFMVRAFQNSVMRIRYSGVPVVVCPQSRTLGGGCEMTMHADLVQAAAETYIGLVEVGVGLIPGGGGTKEFTKRVSDALQEGDVELNELQNAFMNIATAKVALSAEEAREMGVLRAKDRISVNKDRQILDAKAAVIELADAGYTMAPQAKNIKVQGRTGMALFAAGVTGMKMGRYISDHDMKIAMKIANVMCGGDLSYPQEVTEQYLLDLEREAFVSLCGEKKTLERIQSILTGGKPLRN, from the coding sequence ATGAATCGTTCCATCAAAAAAATGGCTGTCCTCGGCTCAGGCGTAATGGGTTCTTCCATTGCCTGCCACTTTGCTAACATTGGTTGTGAAGTCATGCTACTTGACATTGCTCCGAAAGAATTGACTGAAGAAGAAAAGGCCAAAGGCCTTGCGCTTGACAATAAGTTGGTGAAAAACCGCATTGTGCAAAGCTCGTTCGACAAGTGCATCAAATCGAGCCCTGGGCCGATTTATAGTAAGAAGTTTTTGCAGCGCATTACGCTTGGCAACTTTGAGGATGATTTGCAAAAAATCAAAAACGTAGATTGGATTATTGAAGTGGTGGTGGAAAACCTCGACATTAAAAAGAAAGTTTACGAGCAAGTAGAGAAGTACAGAACCCCTGGCACGCTCATTACTTCTAACACTTCGGGAATTCCCATTCATTTAATGGCCGAAGGCCGCAGTGAAGATTTCAAAAAGCATTTTGCAGGTACGCACTTTTTCAATCCGCCTCGTTACTTAAAATTATTTGAAGTAATACCCACGCCACACACCGACCCAGAAATCACCAAATTCTTATTGCATTATGGTGATTTGTATTTGGGCAAAACATCGGTGTTGTGTAAAGATACGCCTGCCTTCATTGGCAATCGAGTAGGTGTGTGGGGTTTATTGAAGGTAATCGATTCCATGCGCAAATACGATTTGAATGTGGATGAAATTGATAAGTTGACAGGTCCCGTTATTGGAAGGCCGAAGTCAGCAACCTTTAGAACATCCGATGTGGTAGGCTTGGATACGCTCGTGAAAGTGGCCAACAATCTGTATGCTGGCTTGCCCAACGATGAAGGCCGCGATATGTTTAAGTTACCCGAAGTGGTGACCAAGCTGGAGCAGAACAAATGGCTCGGAGATAAAACAGGTCAAGGTTTTTATAAGAAAGCAAAAAGTGCGGATGGCAAATCAGAAATTTTAACGCTCGATTTAAAGACATTAGAATACAAGCCAAAAGCAAAGGCAAAATTCGCAACGCTTGAAACGACCAAGACCATCGACAACCTGAAAGATCGATTTAAGGTGTTGCTAGCGGGCAAAGACAAAGCGGGCGATTTTTACCGCGATTGTTTTTATGGATTGTTTCAGTATGCTTCGAATCGCATTCCAGAAATTAGTGATGAGTTGTACCGCATTGATGATGCTGTGTGTGCTGGCTTTGGTTGGGAACTTGGGCCATTCGAAACATGGGATGCCGTAGGCGCAGAAAAAACCGTGCAAGCCATGGAAGCAGCTGGCTACAAACCAGCAGCATGGGTGTATGATATGATTGCCGCTGGCAACAAAACATTCTATAAAGTAGAGGGTGGTCAGCGCAAGTATTATGATATTCCAAGCAAGTCCTACAAAGTAATCAACAGCAAAGAGGCGTTTATTATTTTAGAAAATCTGAGCGACAAAGTGGTGTGGAAAAATGCCGACTCAAAAGTTACTGACTTGGGCGATGGTGTTATCAACTTCGCATGGCACAGTAAGAGTTATACGCTAGGTAGTGCGGTGGTAGAAGGGCTTAACAAAGCGATCGACTTAGCAGAGAAAAGTTATCGTGGCTTGGTGATTGGCCATCAAGGCGCAGACTTCTCGTTGGGTGCCAATTTAGGAATGGTGTTTATGTACGCCATCGAGCAAGAGTATGATGAGTTGGATTTCATGGTTCGTGCATTCCAAAATTCTGTGATGCGCATCCGCTATTCAGGAGTTCCGGTAGTAGTGTGTCCGCAAAGCAGAACGTTGGGCGGTGGTTGCGAGATGACCATGCACGCTGACTTGGTGCAAGCTGCAGCCGAAACCTATATCGGTTTGGTAGAAGTAGGAGTGGGGCTAATCCCTGGTGGAGGTGGCACCAAAGAATTCACCAAACGCGTAAGCGATGCCTTGCAAGAAGGAGATGTGGAGTTGAACGAACTTCAAAATGCATTTATGAACATCGCGACAGCAAAAGTGGCGTTAAGCGCAGAAGAAGCAAGAGAGATGGGCGTGCTGCGCGCCAAAGACAGAATCTCTGTAAATAAAGACCGTCAGATTTTAGATGCGAAGGCTGCGGTGATTGAATTGGCCGATGCGGGGTATACGATGGCACCACAAGCAAAGAACATCAAAGTGCAAGGTCGTACGGGCATGGCGTTGTTTGCCGCAGGTGTAACTGGCATGAAGATGGGGCGCTACATCAGCGACCACGACATGAAGATTGCGATGAAGATTGCGAACGTGATGTGCGGTGGTGATTTGAGCTATCCGCAAGAAGTAACCGAGCAATATTTGTTGGACTTGGAGCGTGAAGCATTTGTTTCTCTATGTGGAGAGAAAAAGACCCTAGAACGGATTCAGAGTATTTTGACTGGGGGAAAACCATTGAGAAACTAG
- a CDS encoding four helix bundle protein — MKSKGYRSLIVYQKAFALAIRIFQITKNFPKSETYSLVDQIRRSSRSVCSCVADAYRKRQYQAYFVNKCSDADGENSETIVWLEFSLASEFISQAEFDELEQIAEEIGRMLNTMIEHPEKFLPKEKLKAVT; from the coding sequence ATGAAAAGTAAAGGATATAGAAGTCTGATCGTTTATCAAAAGGCATTTGCGCTTGCGATTAGGATTTTTCAAATCACGAAAAATTTCCCAAAAAGCGAGACGTATTCTTTGGTTGACCAAATCAGGCGGTCATCTCGTTCTGTTTGCTCGTGCGTTGCCGATGCTTATCGTAAACGACAATACCAAGCCTACTTCGTAAATAAATGTTCGGATGCGGATGGAGAGAACAGCGAGACAATTGTTTGGTTGGAATTTTCGTTAGCAAGTGAATTTATATCTCAGGCCGAGTTTGATGAGCTTGAGCAAATCGCAGAGGAAATAGGGAGGATGCTCAATACGATGATTGAACACCCTGAGAAATTTTTACCAAAAGAAAAATTAAAAGCAGTAACATAA